A window from Neorhizobium sp. NCHU2750 encodes these proteins:
- a CDS encoding flavin reductase family protein: MRHLAGAVSVITVGQGDDRTGFTATSVSSLSADEPSVIVSLNRGSSSWPVLQRHGRFCVNVLAHDQQHVAQSFAGHGGRNGVSRYEDAQWSTIETGSFVLEDALTALDCELVEAIEMYSHAIVISRVKAITLRQDAEPLLYWKGGFHHLAASS; this comes from the coding sequence ATGCGGCATCTCGCCGGCGCGGTCAGTGTCATCACGGTCGGCCAGGGGGACGACCGTACCGGTTTCACCGCAACCTCGGTCTCGTCTTTGTCGGCCGATGAACCATCCGTGATCGTCAGCCTGAACCGAGGTTCGTCGTCATGGCCGGTTCTGCAACGCCATGGCCGTTTCTGCGTCAATGTCCTGGCACATGACCAGCAGCATGTCGCCCAGTCTTTTGCCGGCCACGGTGGGCGCAATGGTGTCAGCCGATATGAAGACGCACAATGGTCGACGATCGAGACGGGTTCGTTCGTGCTGGAGGACGCGCTGACGGCCCTTGATTGCGAACTCGTCGAAGCAATCGAGATGTATTCCCACGCCATCGTTATCAGCAGGGTAAAGGCGATAACGCTGCGACAGGATGCCGAACCTCTTCTCTACTGGAAGGGCGGATTTCACCATCTCGCCGCGTCTTCCTGA
- a CDS encoding LLM class flavin-dependent oxidoreductase, which yields MSKKKIVLSCLFQANGYHKGAWRMPQAQAGADTDIDYYIRTAKRLEEGLFDLFFIADTPATRTEFLDIWTKSPIYQNGLEPITALTAIATHTKHIGLGGTMSTSFFEPFNIARQFAALDHISKGRAAWNVVTSANDYAARNFGLDRLPPHAERYDKAAECVDVVKSYWDTWEDDAFVFDKENAIQFDPTKFHPVDHQGKFFKVFGGLNVARSPQGHPVVIQAGASDAGKDLAARTAEIVFGTGSGMDAAKKFYDDLKGRMSRFGRSSDQLKILSGFDAVIGDTQKDAEDKYHYMQSLVPIELSVMYLCMDLEAKLLDLPLDEPVPLDRIPSSSNHHTVYFNQISSLIQEGKTLREIATTYRRGNRVMRGTAKQVADFMEQWVEAGCGDGFMLPMSDYPGNLDDYVDKVIPILQERGSYKTEYSGATLRENLGLDRPANRYAAG from the coding sequence ATGAGCAAGAAGAAGATCGTTCTGAGCTGCCTTTTCCAGGCCAATGGCTACCACAAGGGCGCCTGGCGCATGCCGCAGGCACAGGCCGGCGCAGACACCGATATCGACTATTACATCAGGACTGCCAAACGGCTGGAAGAGGGCCTGTTCGATCTCTTCTTCATTGCCGATACCCCGGCCACGCGCACCGAATTTCTCGACATCTGGACGAAATCACCGATCTATCAGAACGGCCTGGAACCGATTACCGCACTGACGGCGATCGCCACACATACCAAGCACATCGGCCTTGGGGGCACGATGTCGACGAGTTTCTTCGAGCCCTTCAATATCGCCCGCCAGTTCGCCGCACTGGATCATATCTCCAAGGGGCGGGCGGCGTGGAACGTCGTGACCTCGGCCAACGACTACGCTGCGCGCAATTTCGGCCTCGATCGCCTGCCGCCGCATGCGGAGCGTTACGACAAGGCGGCTGAATGCGTCGATGTCGTGAAGTCCTATTGGGATACGTGGGAGGATGATGCTTTCGTCTTCGACAAGGAAAATGCCATCCAGTTCGACCCGACAAAATTTCATCCGGTCGATCATCAAGGGAAATTCTTCAAGGTGTTTGGCGGGCTGAACGTTGCCCGTTCTCCGCAGGGACACCCCGTCGTGATCCAGGCCGGTGCCTCAGATGCCGGAAAGGATCTCGCAGCGAGAACCGCGGAAATCGTCTTCGGTACCGGTTCGGGCATGGATGCCGCCAAGAAGTTCTATGACGATCTGAAGGGAAGGATGAGCCGTTTCGGACGTTCATCCGACCAGTTGAAAATCCTGTCCGGCTTTGACGCGGTGATTGGCGACACCCAGAAAGATGCCGAGGACAAGTATCACTATATGCAGTCGCTTGTGCCGATCGAGCTCTCTGTGATGTATCTCTGCATGGATCTCGAGGCCAAGCTGCTTGATCTGCCACTGGATGAACCGGTGCCGCTGGACCGCATACCGTCCTCCTCAAATCATCATACCGTATATTTCAACCAGATTTCGAGCCTCATCCAGGAAGGCAAGACACTTCGCGAGATCGCCACCACCTATCGGCGCGGCAATCGTGTGATGCGCGGAACGGCGAAACAGGTGGCCGACTTCATGGAGCAATGGGTCGAGGCCGGCTGCGGCGATGGCTTCATGCTGCCAATGAGCGATTACCCCGGCAATCTCGACGATTATGTCGACAAGGTTATTCCGATCCTCCAGGAGAGAGGTTCCTACAAGACGGAATATTCGGGAGCCACCCTGCGTGAAAATCTCGGCCTTGACCGGCCTGCAAACAGGTACGCCGCAGGCTAG
- a CDS encoding GDSL-type esterase/lipase family protein: protein MAEIGNFVPPADVGSALYDDDVNGIIRRALRLGRPEEPIAFYGSSSFFFWTRLCEDLGCLDAVNLGFGGGTYATALHYFDRLLMPLKPSRIVLYFGENDISNDGLTAHSTFARFEKLIEKIEASFGKIPVFCLSTKQSPAKWIYADEVRQFNALVAERCASAGHLHFVDVGSSLIGENGKPMSKYYVADRIHITEGAYGLWARILKATPGLLTSGS, encoded by the coding sequence ATGGCAGAGATCGGCAACTTCGTACCACCGGCTGACGTCGGGTCGGCCCTTTATGATGACGACGTCAACGGCATCATACGCCGGGCCTTGAGGTTGGGCCGGCCGGAGGAGCCCATCGCCTTTTACGGATCGTCGTCCTTCTTCTTCTGGACGAGGCTCTGCGAAGATCTTGGCTGCCTCGATGCTGTCAATCTGGGTTTTGGCGGTGGGACCTATGCAACCGCGCTACATTATTTCGACCGACTTCTCATGCCTCTCAAGCCTTCCCGTATCGTGCTGTATTTCGGCGAGAACGACATCTCCAACGACGGATTGACGGCACATTCGACCTTCGCGCGGTTTGAAAAGCTCATCGAGAAGATCGAAGCGAGTTTCGGTAAAATTCCGGTATTCTGCCTGTCGACGAAACAAAGCCCGGCGAAGTGGATTTACGCCGACGAAGTTCGCCAATTCAATGCGCTGGTGGCCGAAAGATGCGCCTCGGCGGGCCACCTGCATTTCGTTGATGTCGGGTCCAGCCTGATCGGTGAAAACGGCAAGCCAATGAGCAAATATTACGTCGCCGACCGCATCCATATCACCGAGGGTGCCTACGGCCTCTGGGCTCGTATTCTCAAGGCGACGCCGGGCCTGCTCACCAGCGGCAGTTAG
- a CDS encoding ABC transporter permease, translating into MNSIIRLLLQRVALGILTLCLIAAIIFFAVQALPGDIARGILGPEATPETLAALREQLGLNVPAYIRFGQWTMALLHGDLGKSLATKLPVSDLIGFRILNTMILAAYAALIAVPLALVLGVTSALYRDSFYDKLVSIVTLSAISMPEFFVAYTLVAIFAVYYPIFPPIAALSGDEPLATWIETLALPAITLSFAVTAHMMRMIRAAILDVMSSPYMEMAALKGISRSRRIWRHAMPNAMSPIINVIIVNLAYLIVGVVVIEVIFVYPGLGQFLVDSVSKRDLPVVQASCLIFAAIYIVLNLSADVLAIVFNPRLRYPR; encoded by the coding sequence GTGAACTCAATCATACGACTCCTGCTGCAACGGGTGGCCCTCGGCATTCTTACCCTGTGCCTCATCGCGGCGATCATTTTCTTTGCCGTGCAGGCACTGCCGGGCGACATCGCCCGTGGCATCCTTGGTCCGGAAGCAACCCCCGAGACACTGGCTGCTCTGCGGGAGCAACTTGGCTTGAATGTGCCCGCCTATATAAGGTTCGGGCAGTGGACCATGGCGCTTCTGCACGGAGATCTCGGCAAGTCGCTCGCGACCAAGCTGCCGGTTAGCGACCTGATCGGGTTCAGGATACTCAACACGATGATACTGGCGGCCTATGCGGCATTGATTGCGGTTCCGCTCGCCCTTGTCCTTGGCGTGACATCCGCGCTCTATCGCGACAGCTTTTATGACAAGCTTGTCTCCATCGTGACGCTCAGCGCAATCTCGATGCCGGAATTCTTCGTGGCCTATACGCTTGTGGCGATATTTGCCGTCTACTATCCGATCTTCCCGCCGATCGCTGCCCTATCTGGCGACGAGCCTCTGGCAACCTGGATCGAAACCCTGGCGCTGCCGGCAATCACGCTCTCCTTTGCCGTGACTGCCCACATGATGCGAATGATCCGGGCCGCCATCCTCGACGTCATGTCCAGCCCTTACATGGAAATGGCCGCCTTGAAGGGTATAAGCAGATCGCGTCGCATATGGCGCCATGCGATGCCCAACGCTATGTCTCCGATCATCAACGTCATCATCGTAAACCTTGCCTATCTTATCGTCGGCGTGGTCGTGATCGAAGTGATCTTTGTCTATCCGGGGCTTGGCCAGTTCCTTGTCGATTCCGTATCGAAGCGAGACCTTCCCGTGGTGCAGGCAAGCTGTTTGATATTCGCCGCCATCTATATCGTTCTCAATCTCTCCGCCGACGTTCTGGCGATCGTCTTCAACCCACGCCTGCGTTATCCGAGATAA
- a CDS encoding FAD-binding oxidoreductase: protein MSEAESATILDPVFLSEIEAAIGASNIRVGSAILDLDPGEHPDNLGASAVVSPGSTEEVAAVVKACIRHSVPIVPQGGRTGLVGGSISKAGGIVLSLRRMNVIETLDPIEAVAVVQAGTTLQSLQEAALAQRLEPGIDLAARGSATTGGMVSTNAGGVMAFRNGVMRHRILGLEAVLPDGSVYSDMTRVVKNSAGYDLKHLFIGAEGTLGIVTRVAIKLDPVPAATATALIGLPSTAAAITAMRLAKSPNNGVLQAAEVLWSRYFRFTSGHFGWQATDYDMDSAAHLVISLGGADEASLQAAIGDIYEAIVDLHPEATAVLASTQVQEQELWRLREETSLMYRQFPGAPSYDISIPIGGIEAFLDRALAQLAGLGEDLDPFVFGHLADGNLHIVLNKPGSWLTEGRRLAVEGILYEDIREKGGSFSAEHGVGSKRIGALVATADQTKLMLMAGIKKMLDPQNLFNPGKLFPNS from the coding sequence ATGTCAGAGGCTGAATCTGCAACGATCCTCGATCCCGTCTTTCTGTCCGAGATCGAGGCGGCGATTGGGGCGAGCAACATTCGCGTCGGCAGTGCCATTCTCGACCTCGATCCTGGCGAGCATCCCGACAATCTCGGCGCCTCCGCGGTCGTCTCTCCTGGAAGCACCGAGGAAGTGGCTGCGGTCGTCAAGGCTTGCATCCGTCACAGTGTTCCCATCGTCCCACAGGGCGGACGAACGGGTCTTGTCGGTGGCAGCATTTCGAAAGCCGGGGGCATTGTCTTGTCCTTGCGGCGGATGAACGTCATCGAAACGCTCGATCCGATCGAAGCCGTTGCCGTGGTACAGGCGGGCACAACGTTGCAGTCTTTGCAGGAGGCGGCGCTGGCACAGCGCCTCGAACCGGGCATAGACCTCGCGGCACGCGGTTCCGCGACGACCGGTGGCATGGTGTCGACCAATGCTGGTGGTGTCATGGCGTTCCGAAATGGCGTCATGCGGCACCGAATTCTCGGACTGGAAGCGGTCCTGCCGGATGGATCGGTCTATAGCGATATGACGCGGGTGGTAAAAAACTCAGCCGGCTACGACCTCAAGCATCTGTTCATCGGCGCAGAAGGTACGCTCGGTATCGTTACTCGGGTAGCCATCAAGCTGGATCCTGTGCCGGCTGCAACGGCGACCGCGCTCATCGGCTTGCCGTCGACGGCCGCTGCCATTACCGCCATGCGACTTGCCAAGTCACCCAATAATGGCGTCTTGCAAGCTGCCGAAGTGCTGTGGAGCCGGTATTTCCGCTTCACCTCGGGGCACTTCGGCTGGCAGGCGACAGACTATGACATGGACAGCGCGGCCCATCTGGTGATCAGCCTCGGCGGTGCGGACGAAGCCTCGCTTCAGGCCGCCATCGGCGATATATATGAGGCGATCGTCGATCTGCACCCGGAAGCGACGGCGGTTCTGGCAAGCACCCAGGTGCAGGAACAAGAGCTTTGGAGACTTCGCGAGGAAACCTCGCTGATGTACCGACAGTTCCCAGGAGCGCCGTCTTACGACATTTCCATTCCGATCGGTGGCATCGAGGCTTTTCTCGACCGCGCCCTTGCTCAGCTTGCCGGCCTTGGCGAGGATCTCGATCCCTTCGTTTTCGGCCATCTCGCCGACGGCAATCTTCATATCGTTTTGAACAAGCCGGGCAGTTGGTTGACCGAGGGCCGCAGGCTGGCTGTCGAGGGAATTCTCTACGAAGACATTCGTGAAAAGGGTGGTTCCTTTTCTGCCGAGCACGGTGTCGGCTCCAAGCGGATCGGCGCTCTGGTCGCGACGGCCGACCAGACCAAGCTGATGCTGATGGCAGGGATCAAGAAGATGCTTGACCCGCAGAACCTGTTCAATCCGGGAAAGCTGTTTCCAAACAGCTAG
- a CDS encoding LLM class flavin-dependent oxidoreductase — MVREDKLKLGTFVYTFGFHPAAWRHPDSDVNGANDFSHLLNVAKISEAAKFDFMFMADSPAAGIGDPEALARQPTKMNRFEPLSLLSALSVTTENLGLVATVSTSYYEPFNVARIFASIDHLSGGRVCWNVVTSDHNETGYNFNREGLDPHAVRYERGAEFVDVVFGLWDSFEADALVLDRESGVYYDKSKLHTLNHKGKHFQVRGPLNIARSPQGRPVIAQAGGSEAGMDLAARTAEVVFSLASNIDRNRAFYKNVKDRMPAYGRDPNDLKIMPGVVINVGETEAEAQAKVNFLIDKLHPDVGRLMLSEFLEADLSGVALDEPFPMDRLPEAPRGSRALFDELVDFVKSGKTVGELIRHYAEKHTGNGITGTPTQIADFMEEWFETRAADGFILMFPTLPASLNDFVKLVLPELRRRGLFRDEYEGSTLRENLGLSMPLNRFNPAKRLA; from the coding sequence ATGGTTCGTGAAGATAAACTAAAGCTTGGAACTTTCGTCTATACATTTGGGTTTCATCCGGCCGCATGGCGACATCCGGATAGCGATGTAAATGGTGCAAACGACTTCAGTCACCTGCTCAATGTCGCCAAGATTTCCGAAGCTGCAAAGTTCGACTTCATGTTCATGGCGGATTCGCCGGCGGCCGGTATCGGTGATCCGGAGGCGCTGGCTCGCCAGCCCACGAAGATGAACCGTTTCGAGCCTCTTTCGCTGCTTTCCGCACTTTCCGTGACGACCGAAAATCTCGGCTTGGTGGCGACAGTTTCCACCAGCTACTATGAGCCCTTTAATGTTGCCCGTATTTTCGCGTCGATCGACCATCTGAGCGGTGGCCGTGTTTGCTGGAATGTCGTGACATCGGACCACAACGAGACGGGTTACAACTTCAATCGGGAAGGGCTTGATCCGCATGCCGTGCGTTACGAGCGCGGTGCCGAGTTCGTTGATGTCGTTTTCGGCCTCTGGGACAGTTTCGAAGCGGACGCGCTTGTTCTCGATCGAGAGAGCGGCGTCTATTACGACAAGAGCAAGCTCCATACCCTCAATCACAAGGGCAAGCATTTTCAGGTCCGCGGACCACTGAACATTGCCCGCTCACCGCAGGGACGGCCGGTTATTGCGCAGGCCGGCGGCTCCGAAGCCGGTATGGATCTGGCGGCGCGCACGGCAGAAGTCGTGTTCAGCCTAGCCTCGAACATCGACCGCAATCGCGCCTTCTACAAGAACGTCAAGGACCGCATGCCCGCCTATGGCCGCGATCCGAACGACCTGAAGATCATGCCCGGCGTGGTCATCAACGTCGGTGAGACCGAGGCCGAGGCACAGGCCAAGGTGAATTTCCTTATCGACAAGCTTCACCCGGATGTTGGCCGACTGATGTTGTCGGAGTTCCTTGAGGCTGATCTCTCGGGTGTTGCTCTCGACGAGCCGTTCCCGATGGATAGGCTTCCGGAGGCTCCGCGCGGCTCGCGGGCGCTGTTCGACGAGCTTGTTGATTTCGTGAAGAGCGGGAAGACGGTTGGCGAACTTATCCGTCACTATGCGGAAAAGCATACCGGCAATGGTATTACCGGGACACCGACGCAGATCGCCGATTTCATGGAAGAATGGTTCGAGACGCGTGCGGCCGACGGCTTCATCCTGATGTTCCCCACCTTGCCAGCCAGCCTGAATGATTTCGTCAAGCTCGTTCTTCCCGAATTGCGCCGCCGCGGGTTGTTTCGTGACGAATACGAAGGGTCGACCCTGCGCGAGAACCTTGGGCTGTCCATGCCCCTCAATCGCTTCAATCCCGCCAAGCGGTTGGCCTGA
- a CDS encoding ABC transporter permease: MLKSLSIKRCLEILFSAFVVIFLLASIFANWVAPFPETEIVGSNWSGAFWQDTSENAAFLLGTDQLGRDVFSRILFGARNTIVISLVTTVIGFVIGAGLGFAAAIERGWFDQIISRIVDLLMAIPTLILALMVLAIMGTSLPVLILVVAVIEATRVFRLSRLVAMNVASLEYFESARLRGEGIAWLIRKEIMPNVRVPLITEFGVRFCFTFLFIASLSFLGLGIQPPAADLGGMVRDNASAISYGVLAPLFPALAIAILIVAINIWLDRFIKILGK, encoded by the coding sequence ATGCTGAAATCTCTTTCGATCAAGCGCTGCCTGGAAATCCTGTTCAGTGCCTTCGTGGTCATTTTCCTGCTAGCATCCATTTTCGCCAATTGGGTCGCACCGTTTCCTGAAACCGAAATCGTCGGATCGAACTGGAGCGGCGCGTTCTGGCAGGATACGTCCGAGAATGCGGCCTTCCTTCTGGGCACCGATCAGCTGGGCCGCGACGTGTTCTCCCGGATCCTTTTCGGGGCGCGCAATACGATCGTCATCTCATTGGTGACGACCGTTATCGGCTTCGTCATCGGCGCCGGCCTCGGCTTTGCCGCGGCTATCGAGCGCGGATGGTTCGACCAGATCATCAGCCGCATCGTCGACCTGCTGATGGCAATTCCCACCCTGATCCTGGCGCTGATGGTACTCGCCATCATGGGAACGTCGCTGCCTGTGCTGATCCTTGTCGTCGCTGTGATAGAGGCAACCAGGGTATTCCGCCTGAGCCGTCTGGTGGCGATGAATGTCGCCTCGCTTGAATATTTCGAATCCGCACGCCTGCGCGGAGAGGGCATCGCCTGGCTGATCCGCAAGGAGATAATGCCCAACGTGCGGGTTCCGCTGATCACCGAGTTTGGCGTCCGCTTCTGCTTTACCTTCCTATTCATCGCGTCGCTAAGCTTCCTCGGGTTGGGAATCCAGCCGCCGGCAGCCGATCTCGGTGGCATGGTGCGCGACAATGCCAGCGCGATTTCCTACGGGGTGCTTGCTCCCCTTTTTCCAGCCTTGGCGATTGCCATTCTGATCGTGGCAATCAACATCTGGCTCGATCGCTTCATCAAAATCCTTGGAAAGTAA
- a CDS encoding sulfatase-like hydrolase/transferase: MNKARNFLVIMSDEHQSRAMGCAGHPFVQTPNLDRLAARGTRFSKAYTPSPICVPARASFATGKYTHQNRMWDNAMPYDGSIPTWGHALQNEGVAVESIGKLHYRSTEDSNGFDAEHIPMMVANGVGMVWALVRDEEHRLTGFKNMLGDYIGPGTSSYTDYDAAISERAVAWLEQQAAAGDDRPWCLYVGLVAPHFPLVTPQEFYDLYPHTALPPTKLNPKDSYVQHPWVKKRTAQFDSEADFQTPDDRLTAMASYYGLCSWLDHNVGKILDTLERTGLIETTTVAYTSDHGENLGARGLWGKSALYEESVSIPMIIAGPGIPAGVCQTPVNLIDLSSTIASYFGGGLEGSPTASLIGLAQSEDDPDRVAFSEFHAAGSVSGAFMIRKGRCKYHHYVGFDPELFDLEDDPEELTDLAGDPAHSGVIHLMQQELAKICDPDATNALAFDDQHRMIERFGGRDAVLKIGVPKPGGSSATPPPKA; this comes from the coding sequence ATGAACAAAGCCAGGAATTTTCTCGTCATCATGTCAGACGAGCATCAATCCAGGGCGATGGGCTGCGCCGGGCATCCCTTCGTACAAACGCCCAATCTCGACCGTCTGGCGGCGAGAGGAACGCGGTTTTCGAAGGCATACACGCCGTCGCCGATCTGTGTTCCTGCGCGAGCAAGCTTCGCGACCGGAAAATACACGCATCAGAACCGGATGTGGGACAATGCCATGCCCTATGATGGCTCGATCCCGACCTGGGGCCATGCGCTGCAAAACGAGGGTGTCGCAGTCGAGTCGATCGGCAAGCTTCATTATCGGTCTACGGAGGATTCGAACGGCTTCGATGCCGAACATATCCCGATGATGGTTGCGAACGGCGTGGGCATGGTCTGGGCTTTGGTCCGTGACGAAGAACATCGGCTCACCGGATTCAAGAACATGCTCGGTGATTATATCGGCCCGGGCACGAGCAGCTACACCGATTATGATGCTGCTATCTCGGAGCGGGCGGTGGCGTGGCTAGAGCAACAGGCAGCCGCGGGGGATGACCGGCCGTGGTGCCTGTATGTTGGCCTTGTTGCCCCCCACTTTCCATTGGTTACTCCGCAGGAATTCTACGACCTTTATCCGCACACTGCCTTGCCGCCGACGAAGCTCAATCCCAAGGACAGTTATGTGCAGCACCCATGGGTCAAGAAGCGCACGGCACAGTTTGACAGCGAGGCCGATTTCCAGACACCGGATGACCGGCTGACGGCCATGGCCAGCTATTACGGTCTTTGCAGCTGGCTCGATCATAATGTCGGGAAGATCCTCGACACGCTGGAACGTACCGGACTGATAGAGACTACGACGGTCGCCTATACATCTGACCATGGCGAGAATCTCGGTGCGCGCGGGCTTTGGGGCAAGTCGGCTCTCTATGAAGAGAGCGTGTCGATACCGATGATCATTGCGGGGCCGGGTATACCTGCCGGCGTTTGCCAAACACCAGTCAATCTGATTGATCTTTCTTCGACGATCGCATCCTATTTCGGCGGCGGACTTGAAGGCTCGCCCACGGCATCGTTGATCGGTCTTGCCCAGAGCGAAGACGATCCGGATCGTGTGGCCTTCAGCGAATTTCATGCCGCAGGTTCAGTGTCCGGCGCCTTCATGATCCGGAAGGGGCGCTGCAAATATCACCATTATGTCGGTTTCGATCCGGAATTGTTCGACCTTGAAGACGACCCGGAAGAACTGACGGATCTGGCCGGCGATCCGGCTCATTCCGGCGTCATTCACCTGATGCAGCAGGAACTCGCAAAGATCTGCGATCCGGATGCGACCAACGCGCTCGCCTTCGACGACCAGCACCGGATGATCGAGCGTTTTGGTGGCCGTGATGCGGTCTTGAAGATTGGCGTGCCAAAGCCGGGAGGATCAAGCGCCACTCCTCCTCCAAAGGCATGA
- the hisC gene encoding histidinol-phosphate transaminase, with translation MSASSSQPGILPNPNVSALPVYHAGMNIDLARRLSGHDTIAALASNENPYGCSPRVMEALGSSSFNPSRYSDAACTELRNELSRFLDHPADAIVIGNGSEEMVAAISRAFLVPGACALTVTPSFGLHEIEPLAAGARVKKVPMTPDMRFDIEALEAALAEAPALFFLPAPSNPVGAALTGDELARLVAATRPQTLFVLDEAYFEFMDEGLADGMSLLRNGDLSTVVLRTFSKAYGLAGLRVGYAACSNPEIARIIAAAKTPFNVNAAAQIAAVAALADQAWMKNAVERTKSERARVAKELTGLGVFVAPSHTNFLFFKIDLQSSRTAEELLSDGIIVKGWREAGYETWVRVTIGTAEENDRFLASLRRILGMTGEK, from the coding sequence ATGTCCGCCAGTTCCTCCCAGCCCGGTATTCTGCCTAATCCAAACGTATCCGCCCTGCCTGTCTATCATGCAGGCATGAATATCGATCTTGCCCGTCGGCTGAGCGGGCATGACACGATTGCGGCGCTCGCCAGCAATGAGAACCCTTACGGCTGCTCGCCTCGTGTCATGGAAGCTCTGGGTTCGTCCAGCTTCAATCCATCGCGCTATTCGGATGCTGCCTGCACCGAGCTTCGCAATGAGCTCTCCCGCTTCCTGGACCATCCCGCCGACGCCATCGTCATCGGCAATGGATCAGAGGAAATGGTTGCGGCCATCTCGCGAGCTTTCCTTGTGCCGGGCGCATGTGCGCTTACAGTGACGCCAAGCTTCGGATTGCATGAGATCGAACCGCTCGCAGCTGGTGCCCGCGTGAAGAAGGTGCCGATGACGCCGGATATGCGTTTCGACATCGAGGCATTGGAGGCTGCGCTGGCGGAGGCGCCGGCCCTGTTTTTCCTGCCCGCGCCGTCGAACCCGGTCGGGGCAGCCTTAACAGGCGATGAGCTCGCGAGGCTGGTCGCCGCGACCCGGCCGCAGACGCTGTTCGTGCTGGATGAAGCCTATTTCGAGTTTATGGACGAAGGGCTTGCCGACGGCATGTCGCTGCTCCGCAACGGCGATCTTTCCACCGTCGTTCTGCGGACCTTTTCCAAGGCCTATGGCCTTGCGGGGTTGAGGGTTGGATATGCGGCCTGCTCCAATCCGGAAATTGCCCGCATCATCGCTGCAGCTAAGACACCGTTCAACGTCAATGCAGCAGCCCAGATTGCAGCTGTCGCCGCGTTGGCCGATCAGGCATGGATGAAAAATGCTGTCGAGCGAACTAAGTCGGAACGCGCGCGCGTCGCGAAAGAACTGACTGGGCTCGGCGTATTTGTCGCCCCTTCCCACACCAACTTTCTGTTTTTCAAGATAGACCTGCAAAGCAGCCGGACGGCAGAGGAACTGCTTTCCGACGGCATTATCGTCAAGGGTTGGCGCGAGGCGGGATATGAGACGTGGGTGCGTGTCACGATCGGCACCGCTGAGGAGAACGATCGTTTCCTGGCGTCGCTTCGCCGTATCCTCGGCATGACGGGTGAAAAGTGA